In Oenanthe melanoleuca isolate GR-GAL-2019-014 chromosome 10, OMel1.0, whole genome shotgun sequence, a single window of DNA contains:
- the AEN gene encoding apoptosis-enhancing nuclease isoform X2: MCARRLPGRTRVSGGGSGMPPGKGQMTPLLPAPQGTHVPGAGGCAQPPKGPSSPQGRGKKRSRKHQRFMERRAVLEQKGLLSPHGRLGTQTPKAGLDAHTTLTKANGTAAPRCDKVPKPKQIASSSLSPSASPDSIARHHSVLLSQGSGSSQRVQTSSPVLRPGKYVAIDCEMVGTGPQGKLSELARCSVVNYEGDVIYDKYVRPELPIVDYRTRWSGITKRHMQSAIPFKAAQAEILKILKDKIVVGHAIHNDFQALKYFHPKDRTRDTSQSPELRKRAGLPVRANVSLKNLAMHLLHKKIQVGRHGHSSVEDAQTAMELYRLVEVEWEKELAHSLPPRPPSPVTDPAADSSQYLDDQYWPTELMASSL; the protein is encoded by the exons ATGTGCGCGCGGCGGCTTCCGGGCCGGACACGTGtgagcggcggcgggagcg GAATGCCGCCAGGCAAAGGACAGATGACCCCGCTGCTGCCCGCCCCGCAGGGCACCCATGTCCCCGGAGCGGGGGGCTGCGCTCAGCCCCCGAAGGGTCCCAGCTCGCCGCAGGGCCGCGGCAAGAAGAGGAGCCGCAAGCACCAGCGGTTCATGGAGCGCCGGGCGGTGCTGGAGCAGAAGGGGCTGCTGAGCCCCCACGGGCGCCTGGGCACTCAGACCCCCAAGGCGGGGCTGGACGCACACACTACACTCACCAAGGCGAATGGCACCGCGGCACCGCGCTGTGACAAGGTCCCCAAGCCCAAACAGATTGCATCCTCGTCCCTGTCTCCATCTGCCTCTCCGGACAGCATAGCCAGGCACCACTCcgtgctgctgtcccaggggaGCGGCAGCTCCCAGAGGGTGCAGACATCCTCCCCAGTCCTGCGCCCGGGCAAGTACGTGGCCATCGACTGTGAGATGGTGGGCACGGGTCCCCAGGGGAAGCTGAGCGAGCTGGCACGGTGCTCCGTGGTGAACTACGAGGGGGATGTCATCTATGACAAGTACGTCCGGCCCGAGCTCCCCATCGTGGACTACCGCACGCGCTGGAGCGGCATCACCAAGCGGCACATGCAGAGTGCAATTCCCTTCAaggctgcccaggcagag ATCCTGAAGATCTTGAAAGACAAGATTGTGGTAGGACACGCCATCCACAATGACTTCCAAGCCCTGAAGTACTTCCACCCGAAAGACAGGACTCGAGACACCagccagagccctgagctgaggaagagagcagggctgcctgtAAGAGCCAATGTCTCCCTGAAGAACTTGGCCATGCACCTACTCCATAAAAAGATCCAG GTTGGCCGCCACGGTCACTCGTCGGTGGAGGATGCTCAGACAGCCATGGAGCTGTACAGACTGGTGGAGGTGGagtgggagaaggagctggCCCACAGCCtgcccccccggccccccagccctgtcacagaccctgctgcagacagcagccaGTACCTGGATGACCAGTACTGGCCCACTGAGCTGATGGCAAGCAGCCTGTGA
- the AEN gene encoding apoptosis-enhancing nuclease isoform X1, producing the protein MCARRLPGRTRVSGGGSAGMPPGKGQMTPLLPAPQGTHVPGAGGCAQPPKGPSSPQGRGKKRSRKHQRFMERRAVLEQKGLLSPHGRLGTQTPKAGLDAHTTLTKANGTAAPRCDKVPKPKQIASSSLSPSASPDSIARHHSVLLSQGSGSSQRVQTSSPVLRPGKYVAIDCEMVGTGPQGKLSELARCSVVNYEGDVIYDKYVRPELPIVDYRTRWSGITKRHMQSAIPFKAAQAEILKILKDKIVVGHAIHNDFQALKYFHPKDRTRDTSQSPELRKRAGLPVRANVSLKNLAMHLLHKKIQVGRHGHSSVEDAQTAMELYRLVEVEWEKELAHSLPPRPPSPVTDPAADSSQYLDDQYWPTELMASSL; encoded by the exons ATGTGCGCGCGGCGGCTTCCGGGCCGGACACGTGtgagcggcggcgggagcg CAGGAATGCCGCCAGGCAAAGGACAGATGACCCCGCTGCTGCCCGCCCCGCAGGGCACCCATGTCCCCGGAGCGGGGGGCTGCGCTCAGCCCCCGAAGGGTCCCAGCTCGCCGCAGGGCCGCGGCAAGAAGAGGAGCCGCAAGCACCAGCGGTTCATGGAGCGCCGGGCGGTGCTGGAGCAGAAGGGGCTGCTGAGCCCCCACGGGCGCCTGGGCACTCAGACCCCCAAGGCGGGGCTGGACGCACACACTACACTCACCAAGGCGAATGGCACCGCGGCACCGCGCTGTGACAAGGTCCCCAAGCCCAAACAGATTGCATCCTCGTCCCTGTCTCCATCTGCCTCTCCGGACAGCATAGCCAGGCACCACTCcgtgctgctgtcccaggggaGCGGCAGCTCCCAGAGGGTGCAGACATCCTCCCCAGTCCTGCGCCCGGGCAAGTACGTGGCCATCGACTGTGAGATGGTGGGCACGGGTCCCCAGGGGAAGCTGAGCGAGCTGGCACGGTGCTCCGTGGTGAACTACGAGGGGGATGTCATCTATGACAAGTACGTCCGGCCCGAGCTCCCCATCGTGGACTACCGCACGCGCTGGAGCGGCATCACCAAGCGGCACATGCAGAGTGCAATTCCCTTCAaggctgcccaggcagag ATCCTGAAGATCTTGAAAGACAAGATTGTGGTAGGACACGCCATCCACAATGACTTCCAAGCCCTGAAGTACTTCCACCCGAAAGACAGGACTCGAGACACCagccagagccctgagctgaggaagagagcagggctgcctgtAAGAGCCAATGTCTCCCTGAAGAACTTGGCCATGCACCTACTCCATAAAAAGATCCAG GTTGGCCGCCACGGTCACTCGTCGGTGGAGGATGCTCAGACAGCCATGGAGCTGTACAGACTGGTGGAGGTGGagtgggagaaggagctggCCCACAGCCtgcccccccggccccccagccctgtcacagaccctgctgcagacagcagccaGTACCTGGATGACCAGTACTGGCCCACTGAGCTGATGGCAAGCAGCCTGTGA